One genomic segment of Hypomesus transpacificus isolate Combined female chromosome 5, fHypTra1, whole genome shotgun sequence includes these proteins:
- the lrwd1 gene encoding leucine-rich repeat and WD repeat-containing protein 1 isoform X1, with protein sequence MEKITEKLLLERCTPKTSNLEQIKILNLSKLGLKSEDLPVPLLSRLKCLEQLDLSGNSLEEMPQGMCLPSLLKLDLSNNDLEDVTTLESLTSLEELKVEDNLYLTVNDNYKLMVLLPKMRVYNGKDISTTANHVRFIAGENLRTKVVAVWESDVIPNPAMGEEIAKVKRDFVKKAVHQVQYGPKSINGYTKWRVERIATEFFDSLIQSKDKTPKRKHSTSASDSDFGTPQRKIKVISQDTVEASPRKSIRVQNTPQKVDRSTTASPRKAVHAPATPSRVLPEDSPRKSNRILNTPQKVDQTSAASPRQAVQSSSTPTRVQPRRSETPRKALKEQQLKADTPPAKQSKTHTKTVQHRGVDGSNRTPTKNVYSVPKEPVSLKPHCALQCHSRNNSPDDLSTQLWACAFQPPPGFSGSAASGESRVVATCGGDSVCLIDCDTGKVLKKHKVPGEEFFSLAWSLVLMSREGGGSARPCRILAAGGKRGMVKLIHPRANLAYGEFRASRKAISILRFSPQQGNFLFTGTYDKRIMMWDIGGVDSEYNFKVIQLLVLEASSTPLHLCLAPSSPDTHLLAACEDGLHCYNIQLSKNTMNRSAEYEVTFPVYDKEDKDTDYHTIDGLAFLSDDIVASKSHMQGSIYLWSWRDTCTQRPSKKKQVCAVILAELQWANTDIPYLSLNTCPSKGYVVCGDDKGRLWRYHVTDLPNTSSQSRKTVPATEIVEWPVEDKVVGASINSVAMDPDLQYTVALTDKNIVVILKRAEC encoded by the exons ATGGAGAAAATAACGGAGAAACTTTTATTGGAGAGATGCACGCCAAAAACCTCGAATCTGGAACAAATAAAGATACTCAA CCTTTCAAAGTTGGGCCTTAAGAGTGAGGACTTGCCTGTTCCATTGCTCTCTCGCCTCAAATGTTTGGAACAGTTGGACTTATCTGGGAACTCTCTCGAAGAGATGCCCCAGGGTATGTGTCTGCCCTCCTTGCTCAAACTGGACCTAAGCAACAATGACCTGGAGGATGTCACCACACTTGAATCGCTGACCTCATTGGAGGAGCTGAAAGTTGAAGATAACCTATACCTTACA GTCAATGACAACTACAAGCTGATGGTGCTCCTGCCTAAGATGAGGGTTTATAATGGGAAGGACATTAGCACCACAGCCAACCATGTACGCTTCATCGCCGGAGAGAACCTTAGGACCAAG GTGGTGGCCGTGTGGGAGAGTGATGTCATCCCTAACCCCGCCATGGGAGAGGAAATTGCCAAAGTGAAGAGAGATTTCGTCAAAAAGGCTGTCCATCAGGTCCAATACGGTCCAAAGTCCATTAATGGCTACACTAAATGGAGG GTGGAAAGGATAGCTACAGAGTTCTTTGACTCTCTGATTCAGTCTAAAGACAAG ACTCCCAAAAGAAAACACTCAACATCTGCATCTGACTCTGACTTTGGCACCCCTCAGAGAAAAATAAAAGTTATTTCCCAAGATACGGTGGAGGCTAGCCCACGCAAGTCTATCCGCGTACAGAACACCCCTCAGAAAGTGGACCGGTCCACTACAGCAAGCCCCCGTAAAGCAGTGCACGCTCCAGCCACTCCCTCCAGGGTGCTGCCAGAGGATAGCCCGCGGAAATCCAACCGTATACTCAACACCCCTCAGAAAGTGGACCAGACCAGTGCAGCTAGCCCACGTCAAGCAGTGcagtcctcctccacccccactagGGTGCAGCCTAGACGATCGGAGACCCCAAGGAAAGCATTGAAAGAGCAGCAGCTCAAAGCGGACACACCACCTGCCAAACAGAGCAAGACGCATACCAAGACCGTACAACACAGAGGGGTCGATGGGAGCAATAGAACGCCAACTAAAAATGTGTACTCCGTGCCTAAG GAGCCGGTGAGTCTGAAGCCCCACTGTGCTCTGCAGTGTCACAGTAGAAACAACAGCCCCGACGACCTCAGCACCCAGCTGTGGGCTTGTGCCTTCCAGCCGCCTCCTGGTTTCTCAGGTAGCG CTGCGAGTGGAGAGAGTCGTGTAGTGGCCACCTGTGGGGGAGATTCTGTGTGTTTAATCGACTGCGATACAGGAAAGGTGTTGAAGAAACACAAGGTTCCTGGAGAG GAGTTCTTCTCCCTCGCGTGGTCGTTGGTGCTGATGTCGCGGGAGGGAGGTGGCAGTGCGCGGCCTTGCCGTATCTTGGCGGCGGGGGGCAAGAGGGGCATGGTGAAACTGATCCACCCCAGAGCCAACCTGGCATACGGAGAGTTCCGCGCCAGCCGCAAAGCCATCTCAATCCTGCGCTTCAGCCCACAGCAGGGCAACTTCCTGTTCA CTGGAACTTATGATAAAAGAATCATGATGTGGGACATCGGTGGAGTGGACAGCGAGTACAATTTCAAAGTCAT tcagctgctggtgttggaggcctcctccacacccctacacCTCTGCCTGGCCCCCTCAAGCCCAGACACGCACCTCCTAGCTGCCTGTGAGGACGGCCTGCACTGCTACAACATCCAGCTCAGCAAGAACACCATGAACAG GTCTGCTGAATATGAGGTCACCTTCCCTGTGTATGACAAGGAGGACAAGGACACTGATTACCACACCATTGATGGCCTGGCATTTCTCAGTGATGATATTGTTG CCTCTAAAAGCCACATGCAGGGCTCCATCTACCTGTGGAGCTGGAGAGACACATGCACCCAGCGGCCCAGTAAGAAGAAGCAGGTGTGCGCTGTGATCCTGGCAGAGCTGCAGTGGGCCAACACGGACATCCCCTACCTGTCTCTCAACACCTGCCCCA GCAAGGGCTACGTGGTGTGTGGGGACGACAAGGGGAGACTATGGAGGTACCATGTCACAGACCTCCCCAATACCAGCTCACAGAGCAGGAAGACTGTCCCAGCTACAGAG
- the lrwd1 gene encoding leucine-rich repeat and WD repeat-containing protein 1 isoform X2 gives MEKITEKLLLERCTPKTSNLEQIKILNLSKLGLKSEDLPVPLLSRLKCLEQLDLSGNSLEEMPQGMCLPSLLKLDLSNNDLEDVTTLESLTSLEELKVEDNLYLTVNDNYKLMVLLPKMRVYNGKDISTTANHVRFIAGENLRTKVVAVWESDVIPNPAMGEEIAKVKRDFVKKAVHQVQYGPKSINGYTKWRVERIATEFFDSLIQSKDKTPKRKHSTSASDSDFGTPQRKIKVISQDTVEASPRKSIRVQNTPQKVDRSTTASPRKAVHAPATPSRVLPEDSPRKSNRILNTPQKVDQTSAASPRQAVQSSSTPTRVQPRRSETPRKALKEQQLKADTPPAKQSKTHTKTVQHRGVDGSNRTPTKNVYSVPKEPVSLKPHCALQCHSRNNSPDDLSTQLWACAFQPPPGFSAASGESRVVATCGGDSVCLIDCDTGKVLKKHKVPGEEFFSLAWSLVLMSREGGGSARPCRILAAGGKRGMVKLIHPRANLAYGEFRASRKAISILRFSPQQGNFLFTGTYDKRIMMWDIGGVDSEYNFKVIQLLVLEASSTPLHLCLAPSSPDTHLLAACEDGLHCYNIQLSKNTMNRSAEYEVTFPVYDKEDKDTDYHTIDGLAFLSDDIVASKSHMQGSIYLWSWRDTCTQRPSKKKQVCAVILAELQWANTDIPYLSLNTCPSKGYVVCGDDKGRLWRYHVTDLPNTSSQSRKTVPATEIVEWPVEDKVVGASINSVAMDPDLQYTVALTDKNIVVILKRAEC, from the exons ATGGAGAAAATAACGGAGAAACTTTTATTGGAGAGATGCACGCCAAAAACCTCGAATCTGGAACAAATAAAGATACTCAA CCTTTCAAAGTTGGGCCTTAAGAGTGAGGACTTGCCTGTTCCATTGCTCTCTCGCCTCAAATGTTTGGAACAGTTGGACTTATCTGGGAACTCTCTCGAAGAGATGCCCCAGGGTATGTGTCTGCCCTCCTTGCTCAAACTGGACCTAAGCAACAATGACCTGGAGGATGTCACCACACTTGAATCGCTGACCTCATTGGAGGAGCTGAAAGTTGAAGATAACCTATACCTTACA GTCAATGACAACTACAAGCTGATGGTGCTCCTGCCTAAGATGAGGGTTTATAATGGGAAGGACATTAGCACCACAGCCAACCATGTACGCTTCATCGCCGGAGAGAACCTTAGGACCAAG GTGGTGGCCGTGTGGGAGAGTGATGTCATCCCTAACCCCGCCATGGGAGAGGAAATTGCCAAAGTGAAGAGAGATTTCGTCAAAAAGGCTGTCCATCAGGTCCAATACGGTCCAAAGTCCATTAATGGCTACACTAAATGGAGG GTGGAAAGGATAGCTACAGAGTTCTTTGACTCTCTGATTCAGTCTAAAGACAAG ACTCCCAAAAGAAAACACTCAACATCTGCATCTGACTCTGACTTTGGCACCCCTCAGAGAAAAATAAAAGTTATTTCCCAAGATACGGTGGAGGCTAGCCCACGCAAGTCTATCCGCGTACAGAACACCCCTCAGAAAGTGGACCGGTCCACTACAGCAAGCCCCCGTAAAGCAGTGCACGCTCCAGCCACTCCCTCCAGGGTGCTGCCAGAGGATAGCCCGCGGAAATCCAACCGTATACTCAACACCCCTCAGAAAGTGGACCAGACCAGTGCAGCTAGCCCACGTCAAGCAGTGcagtcctcctccacccccactagGGTGCAGCCTAGACGATCGGAGACCCCAAGGAAAGCATTGAAAGAGCAGCAGCTCAAAGCGGACACACCACCTGCCAAACAGAGCAAGACGCATACCAAGACCGTACAACACAGAGGGGTCGATGGGAGCAATAGAACGCCAACTAAAAATGTGTACTCCGTGCCTAAG GAGCCGGTGAGTCTGAAGCCCCACTGTGCTCTGCAGTGTCACAGTAGAAACAACAGCCCCGACGACCTCAGCACCCAGCTGTGGGCTTGTGCCTTCCAGCCGCCTCCTGGTTTCTCAG CTGCGAGTGGAGAGAGTCGTGTAGTGGCCACCTGTGGGGGAGATTCTGTGTGTTTAATCGACTGCGATACAGGAAAGGTGTTGAAGAAACACAAGGTTCCTGGAGAG GAGTTCTTCTCCCTCGCGTGGTCGTTGGTGCTGATGTCGCGGGAGGGAGGTGGCAGTGCGCGGCCTTGCCGTATCTTGGCGGCGGGGGGCAAGAGGGGCATGGTGAAACTGATCCACCCCAGAGCCAACCTGGCATACGGAGAGTTCCGCGCCAGCCGCAAAGCCATCTCAATCCTGCGCTTCAGCCCACAGCAGGGCAACTTCCTGTTCA CTGGAACTTATGATAAAAGAATCATGATGTGGGACATCGGTGGAGTGGACAGCGAGTACAATTTCAAAGTCAT tcagctgctggtgttggaggcctcctccacacccctacacCTCTGCCTGGCCCCCTCAAGCCCAGACACGCACCTCCTAGCTGCCTGTGAGGACGGCCTGCACTGCTACAACATCCAGCTCAGCAAGAACACCATGAACAG GTCTGCTGAATATGAGGTCACCTTCCCTGTGTATGACAAGGAGGACAAGGACACTGATTACCACACCATTGATGGCCTGGCATTTCTCAGTGATGATATTGTTG CCTCTAAAAGCCACATGCAGGGCTCCATCTACCTGTGGAGCTGGAGAGACACATGCACCCAGCGGCCCAGTAAGAAGAAGCAGGTGTGCGCTGTGATCCTGGCAGAGCTGCAGTGGGCCAACACGGACATCCCCTACCTGTCTCTCAACACCTGCCCCA GCAAGGGCTACGTGGTGTGTGGGGACGACAAGGGGAGACTATGGAGGTACCATGTCACAGACCTCCCCAATACCAGCTCACAGAGCAGGAAGACTGTCCCAGCTACAGAG